The DNA sequence GACGACGCCGAAGATCCCGAGGACGATGAGCGGCGTCATGTACGCCAGGCCGAACAGGACGAGCGACGGGAGGCGGAGCGTCCGGGCCAGCGACGGCTGGGCGGAGGCGGAGGCGGGAGCAGTGGACATGCCGGGATCCTTCACAGGAGAGGCTGACGGGAGGAGGTGGTGCTCGGGATGGCGCGGGCCTGGACGGCCCGCGACCGGACGGCCCAGTCACGGGGGTCGATGCGGCCCGCGTACAGCGGCAGCGGGATCGCCGCGTCCTCTGGACGGAACTGCGACCACATCCGGTTGACGCCGGCGGTGCCGTGCTCCCGGACGTGGGCGACCTGGTCGAGGTCGAGGGCGAGCGCGAAGACGGTCTCCTCGTCTCCTGCCGACTCCGCGAGGACGGCGCCCTCCGGGTCGACGACGATCGAGCGGCCGCGCCCGACCGGACCGGCGGTGTTGACGCTCACCGTGAAGACCTGGTTCGCGATGGAGTTGGCCCGCGCGAGCACGACCTCCTGCTCGCGGTCGGGCGTGGTGGTCTTCACGACGTTCACGATGACCTCCGCCCCGAGCCAGGCCAGGTGCCTGCTGACCTCGGGGAACCAGGCGTCGTAGCAGATGTCGAGTCCGACGGTGCTGCCGTCGAGGTCGAAGACGACGAAGCGGTCGCCGGGCACGTAGGGTTCGAACGGCCGCCACGGGAAGATCTTGCGGTAGCTCGCGGCGAGCGCGCCGTCCGGACCGAAGGCCAGCGCGGTGTTGAAGAGCTCGCCGCCCGGACCGCGTTCGCAGACGCTGCCGGGGACGAGCCAGACGCCCGCGTCGGCGGCGATCGCGCCGAGTGCGCGCACCAGCTCGTCGTCGAGCCGCACGGCCGACGCGTCGAGGGCGGCGTTCCGCTCGCCCTCCGGAAGGTGGTCGGCTCCGAACAAGTGGAGCTCGGGGTAGACGACGAGACGCGCGCCCGCCGCCGCGTGGCGGGCGACGTCGGCGGCGAACGGCGCGAGGCCGGCGCCGATCGGGCGGGGTGCGGCTTGGACGCCGGCGACGGGGAGCTGACCCGGCATGGGGACCTCCATTGGTCGGGACGGGTGAGGCGAATATGAGGAAGTACTGGGAAACAAAATAGATCAATATGATCGAATTTGTCCAGCCCGGGTGACCTCCCTATGCTGGACGCCATGACCGGCGACGCTCCCGGCACGCTGAAACACACGGCCGTGCCCGCATTGACGGGTCCCGCCGTGGCCGGGATCACGCGGCTCTCGGCGGTCGACACGGTTCGCGCGCGCATCGCCCTGGCGGTCGAGCTCCGGCTGCTCGCGCCGGGCGAGCAGCTGCCGAGCGACGCGGACGTGGCCGCAGCCCTCGACGTCAGCGAGATCACCGCCCGCCGCGCGATCAAGAGCCTGGCCGAGGAGGGGCTGCTGCGGCGCGTGCGCGGCCGCTCGGGCGGCACGTTCGTCGCGGAGGCCTCGCCGGCCGTCGCCGGGACCGGCTCCGCCGTCGAGACGTATCGTGCCGACGCCGAGCAGGTGCACCGGCTGATCGACCAGCGACTGCTCGCCGAGACGAGCCTGAGCCACCTGGCCGCGGTCTCCGCCACCGACGAGGACCTCGCCGAGCTGGACGCCGCCGTCGCCGCGGCCTCCGCCGCCCAGGACTGGACCGACTACCACGCCGCGGACGAGCGCTTCCACCTGGCCGTGGCGCGCGCGGCCGGCCGCCCGGCGCTCGCCGTGCTGTACGAGGAGACGCTGCGCCGGCTCTACGCGTACTTCATCCCGTACCCGATCGCCTACCTGCATGAGGTCAACGCGGAGCACGCCGCCCTGGCCGCCGCGATCCGCGGGCACGACCCGGAGGCCGCCGTCGCTCTCGCCGAACGGCACGTCGCCGTGCTGCACGAGACCATGTTCGTGGGGCTGGAGCAGGACTGACCGGCCTCAGCGGGCCGCCAGGACCTCCGCGATCCGTCCCGGCACCGTCTCGTCCTGCAGGGAGGTCGTGTCGCCGAGCGGCCTCCCGTCGAAGAGGTCGACCAGCAGGCGGCGCATGATCTTGCCCGAGCGGGTCTTCGGGAGGTCGTCGACGACCACGACATGTCGCGGCTTCGCGATCGCGCCGATCGCACGGGCGACCTGGTCGCGCAGGCCCGCGGCGTCCGGCGCGGCGCCGGCCGGGATGACGAACGCCGCCACCGCCTGGCCGGTCGTCGCGTCGCCGACGCCGACCACCGCGGCCTCCGCCACAGACGGATGCGCGACCAGCGCCGACTCGATCTCGATGGTGGAGAGCCTGTGGCCGGAGACGTTGATCACGTCGTCCAGCCTCCCGAGCAGCCAGAGGTAGCCGTCGTCGTCCACGGCCGCGCCGTCGCCCGCGAGGAAGTAGCCGCGGTCGGCGAACGCGCGCCAGTACGAGTCGCGGTAACGCTCGGGATCGCCCCAGACCGTGCGCGACATCGCCGGCCAGGTGCCGTCGATGACGATGGAGCCGCCGGCGCCTCGCGGCACGTCATCCCCGCGCTCGTCCACGACCCGGACGGTCACGCCGGGCACCGCCACGGTCGCCGAGCCGGGCTTCAGCGCGGTGACGCCCGGCAGCGGGGCGACGATGGCGGCGCCGGACTCCGACTGCCACCAGGTGTCCACCACGGGCGCGCGGCCGGCGCCGAGCTGCTCGCGGAACCAGACCCAGACCTCCGGGTTGATGGCCTCCCCGACGGTCCCGAGCAGCCGGATGCTGGAGAGGTCCCAGTCGCCGGCCGCGGCCACGCCGTCCGGGAACCAGCTCATGAAGGTGCGGATGAGCGTGGGCGCGGTGTAGTACGTCGTCACGCCGTAGCGCTCGATGATCTCGAAGTGCCGGGCTGTGGTGGGGGCGTTCGGCGTCCCCTCGTAGATGACGGAGGTCGCGCCGTTGGACAGCGGCCCGTACAGCACGTAGGTGTGCGCGGTCACCCAGGCGAGGTCGGCGGTGCACCAGTAGACGTCGGAGTCCTTCGCGTCGAAGAGCGCCCAGTGGCTCCACGACGCCTGGGTGAGGTAGCCACCGGTGGTGTGGACGACGCCCTTGGGCCGTCCGGTCGTGCCGGAGGTGTAGATGATGAAGAGCGGCGTCTCGGCGTCGAAGAACTCGGGCTCGTGATCGGTCGCGGCGGTGTCGACGACGTCGTGCCACCAGACGTCGCGGCCAGGGGTCCACGGGATGTCCGGGGTGAGCTCACCGGTACGGCGCACGACGAGGACGTGCTCGATCGCGTTGTCGCCCGCGACCGCGGCGTCCGCCTGCGCCTTCACCGGCACGGCCGCGCCGCGGCGGAACTGCCCGTCGGAGGTCACCAGCAGTTTCGCCCCGGTGTCCTCCACCCGGAACCGTAGCGCCTCCGCCGAGAACCCGCCGAAGACGAGCGAGTGGATGGCGCCGACGCGGGCGATGGCGAGGGTGATGACGACGGTCTCCACGAGCACCGGCAGGTAGACGACGACACGGTCGCCCGTCCCGACGCCGAGCGCGGTCAGGGCGTTGGCGGCCTGGGCGACGCGGCGCTGGAGGTCGGCGTACGTGACCGTCTCGCGGTCGCCCGGCTCGCCCTCGAAGTGCAGCGCGACCCGGTCGCCGTTCCCGGCGGCGACGTGGCGGTCGACGCAGTTGACGGCTGCGTTCAGCCTCCCGCCGGCGAACCACTCGGCGCGCGGGATGCTGAGCTCCCCATCCGGGCCGGGCGTCGCCGGCTCCCAGGTGTGCGGGGAGTGCCAGCGCTCCGCCCAGTCGAGGCGGGCTGCCTGCCGCTCCCAGAAGGCGACCGGGTCGGCGGCGGCCTCGGCGAACACGTCCGCTCCGACGTTGGCCTGAGCGGCGAACTCCGGGCTCGGCTCGTACAGGCGGGACTCGCGGCCCAGGTTCTCGATCGCGCTGCTCACCCTGACGACGCTAGCGGCGGCCTCCCCGGCCGGCCGCGGCCCGCGTAATCCCCCGTAACCGCCGCGCGGTGGGAGCATGTGGTCATGGAACCGGTCGCAGCGCTGAACGAGATCGCCTTCTGGCTGGAGCGCGAGCTCGCTCCGTCTTTCAAAGTCCAGGCGTTCCGCAAGGCCGCCGCGATCATCGCACCGCTCGGGGCGGACGAGGTCGCGGCGCGCGTCGCGGACGGGCGGCTGAAGCGCACGAAGGGAATCGGCGACCGCACCTTCCAGGTCATCTCGCAGGCCGTCGACGGGGAGGTGCCCGCCTATCTCGCCGACCTGCGCGAACGCAATGCGGAGCCGCTCGACGCCGGCGGCGCGGAGCTGCGCGCCCAGCTGCGCGGCGACCTCCACAGCCACACCGAGTGGTCGGACGGCACGGTGCCGATCGAGGTCATGGCCGCGGCCGCCGCCACGCTCGGCCGCGAGTACCAGGCCATCACCGACCACTCCCCCACGCTCACGGTCGCGAGCGGCCTGAGCGCCGAGCGGCTGGAGGAGCAGCTCGACATCATCGCTGGGCTCGACACCGGCGGCGTCACCCTCTTGACCGGCATCGAGGTCGACATCCTGGAGGACGGCACGCTCGACCAGACGCCCGCCCTCCTCGACCGGCTGGACGTCGTGGTCGCCAGCGTGCACTCCAAGCTGCGCGCGGACAGCCGGACCATGACCGCCCGGATGCTCGGCGGCATCCGCGCGCCGCACACGAACGTGCTGGGTCATATGACCGGGCGGCTCGTCCAGGGCTCGCGCGGCACCCGGCCGCAGAGCGAGTTCGACGCCGACGCCGTGTTCGCGGCGTGCGTGGAGAACAATGTCGCTGTCGAGATCAACTCGCGGCCCGAGCGGCAGGACCCGCCGGACGACCTCATCCAGCGCGCCCTCGCGGCGGGCTGCCTGTTCTCGATCGACACCGACGCGCACGCGCCGGGGCAGCTCGACTTCCTGGCCTACGGAGCGGCGCGGGCGGCGGCGAACGGGGTGCCGGCGGAGCGCATCGTGACGACCTGGCCGCTGCCGCGGCTGCGGGAGTGGCTGGCGAACTAGCGCCGGCCCCCAGGAGGCCGATTCTGCCGACTATCGGAATCGGCACCCGAAACGCCGAATCACCACGTATTCCGTGGTGAAAAGGCCCGATGTGGTATGCGATCCGTCGTTGTCGATTCGGATTTCGTTGCGGAGTGGGCTTACTATGGCACGTCCCCGACCTGCAGCGAAGGAGCTCGCGTGTCCACCAACCCCGCACCCACCGCACTCCGCCGGAACCTCGGCCTCTGGGCGATCGTCGGCCTCGGACTCGGCTACATGACCCCGATGACCGTGTTCGACACGTTCGGGATCGTCACCGGAGAGACCAACGGGGTCGTGCCGTCCGCGTACCTCTTCGCGCTGGTGGCGATGGTGTTCACCGCGGTGAGCTACGGCCGGATGACGCGGGTCTTCCCCTCGGCCGGATCGGCGTACACGTACGCGTCGGAGACCATCCACCCGAATGTCGGCTTCCTCGTCGGCTGGTCGTCGCTGCTGGACTACCTGCTGCTGCCGCTCGTCAACGCGCTGATCGTGCGCCTCTACCTGGAGTCGTTCTTCCCGCAGGTGCCCGGCTGGATCTGGGTCGTCGGCTACGTGGCGGCGATCACGGCGATGAACCTGTTCAGCATGTCCTCCACGTCGAAGGTCAACGGCGTCCTGGTCGCCTTCCAGATCGTGCTCATCGCCGTGTTCGTGGCGCTGACGTGGGCGTCGCTGAGCGGCGGCGCGGGCAACGGGACCGCCTTCAGCCTGGCGCCGCTGTTCCACGAGGGCGTGCACCTCGGCGCGGTGATCGGCGGCGCGACCGTCGTCTGCTTCTCGTTCATCGGCTTCGACGCGATCACGATGTACACCGAGGAGGCCAAGGACACCCGCACGGTGCCGAAGGCGATCGTGCTCGCGCTGATGATCGGCGGCGCGATCTTCTTCGTCGCGGCATGGTTCGCGCAGTCGCGCTTCCCGACCCTGGCCGGGTTCCACTTCACCGACGACACGCTGCCGGAGATCGCGCTCAAGACCGGCGGTCTGTTCTTCCAGATCCTGTTCATCTCGGCCGCGGTCGCGGCGGCGGTGGCCTCCAGCCTGGCGTCGCACGCCAGCGTCTCGCGGATGATCTACGTGATGGCACGCAACGGCAACGGCCGCATCTCGCGCGTGCTGTCGTTCGTGCACCCGAAGTACCGCACGCCGGCCGTCGCCGTGCTGCTCGTCGGCGCGGTGTCGATGCTGGCGGCGGCGTTCACGCTCGAATTCGTGTCCTCGATGATCAACTTCGGCGCGCTCATCGCCTTCACGGTCGTCAACGCGACGGTCATCATCCACTTCGCGATCCGCAAGCGGCAGGTGCGCGGCGCGAAGCAGATCGTGCGCAACATCGTGCTGCCGGCGATCGGGATGGTGCTGACCGGCGTGCTCTGGGCCAACCTCCACCTCGACGCGCTCACCTACGGCCTGATCTGGCTGGCCATCGGCATCGTCACGCTGCTCGTGCTGACCCGCGCCTTCCGCAAGCGCCTCGGCGTGAAGCTGGACGAGGACGGCGACGCCGCGATCATCACCCGCGAGGGCGCGCCGTCCGAAGTCCGCAGCTAGAGACTGTCGGAGCCCGGCCGCCGAACGCACTCGATGGCGGCGAGCGCCTCGGCGACGATCTCCGGCACGGGCCGCATCGAGTCCAGCCGCAGCCGGGCGTCGCCCCAGCGGCGGAAGTTCTCCTGCCGCGCGACGACGGACTCCCAGGTCGGTTCGGGGAACCCGGCGATGTCCCTCCGTCGCTCGCCCAGCCGTCGCCGGTGCGTCGCCGGGTCGCCGCAGAAGACTTCGATGAAGGTCAGCGGCGCCGCGAGGTCCGCGGCGAGCGACGTCCACTGGCCACGGGCCTCCTCCACGTCGTTCACCGCGTCGACCAGAACGTCGTTGCCGACCAGCAGCTGTTCCCGGGCGAGGTCCTCCGCGACGACGTAGGCGGCGAGCCC is a window from the Leifsonia shinshuensis genome containing:
- a CDS encoding carbon-nitrogen hydrolase family protein, producing the protein MPGQLPVAGVQAAPRPIGAGLAPFAADVARHAAAGARLVVYPELHLFGADHLPEGERNAALDASAVRLDDELVRALGAIAADAGVWLVPGSVCERGPGGELFNTALAFGPDGALAASYRKIFPWRPFEPYVPGDRFVVFDLDGSTVGLDICYDAWFPEVSRHLAWLGAEVIVNVVKTTTPDREQEVVLARANSIANQVFTVSVNTAGPVGRGRSIVVDPEGAVLAESAGDEETVFALALDLDQVAHVREHGTAGVNRMWSQFRPEDAAIPLPLYAGRIDPRDWAVRSRAVQARAIPSTTSSRQPLL
- a CDS encoding FadR/GntR family transcriptional regulator, giving the protein MTGDAPGTLKHTAVPALTGPAVAGITRLSAVDTVRARIALAVELRLLAPGEQLPSDADVAAALDVSEITARRAIKSLAEEGLLRRVRGRSGGTFVAEASPAVAGTGSAVETYRADAEQVHRLIDQRLLAETSLSHLAAVSATDEDLAELDAAVAAASAAQDWTDYHAADERFHLAVARAAGRPALAVLYEETLRRLYAYFIPYPIAYLHEVNAEHAALAAAIRGHDPEAAVALAERHVAVLHETMFVGLEQD
- the acs gene encoding acetate--CoA ligase; this translates as MSSAIENLGRESRLYEPSPEFAAQANVGADVFAEAAADPVAFWERQAARLDWAERWHSPHTWEPATPGPDGELSIPRAEWFAGGRLNAAVNCVDRHVAAGNGDRVALHFEGEPGDRETVTYADLQRRVAQAANALTALGVGTGDRVVVYLPVLVETVVITLAIARVGAIHSLVFGGFSAEALRFRVEDTGAKLLVTSDGQFRRGAAVPVKAQADAAVAGDNAIEHVLVVRRTGELTPDIPWTPGRDVWWHDVVDTAATDHEPEFFDAETPLFIIYTSGTTGRPKGVVHTTGGYLTQASWSHWALFDAKDSDVYWCTADLAWVTAHTYVLYGPLSNGATSVIYEGTPNAPTTARHFEIIERYGVTTYYTAPTLIRTFMSWFPDGVAAAGDWDLSSIRLLGTVGEAINPEVWVWFREQLGAGRAPVVDTWWQSESGAAIVAPLPGVTALKPGSATVAVPGVTVRVVDERGDDVPRGAGGSIVIDGTWPAMSRTVWGDPERYRDSYWRAFADRGYFLAGDGAAVDDDGYLWLLGRLDDVINVSGHRLSTIEIESALVAHPSVAEAAVVGVGDATTGQAVAAFVIPAGAAPDAAGLRDQVARAIGAIAKPRHVVVVDDLPKTRSGKIMRRLLVDLFDGRPLGDTTSLQDETVPGRIAEVLAAR
- a CDS encoding PHP domain-containing protein translates to MEPVAALNEIAFWLERELAPSFKVQAFRKAAAIIAPLGADEVAARVADGRLKRTKGIGDRTFQVISQAVDGEVPAYLADLRERNAEPLDAGGAELRAQLRGDLHSHTEWSDGTVPIEVMAAAAATLGREYQAITDHSPTLTVASGLSAERLEEQLDIIAGLDTGGVTLLTGIEVDILEDGTLDQTPALLDRLDVVVASVHSKLRADSRTMTARMLGGIRAPHTNVLGHMTGRLVQGSRGTRPQSEFDADAVFAACVENNVAVEINSRPERQDPPDDLIQRALAAGCLFSIDTDAHAPGQLDFLAYGAARAAANGVPAERIVTTWPLPRLREWLAN
- a CDS encoding APC family permease, coding for MSTNPAPTALRRNLGLWAIVGLGLGYMTPMTVFDTFGIVTGETNGVVPSAYLFALVAMVFTAVSYGRMTRVFPSAGSAYTYASETIHPNVGFLVGWSSLLDYLLLPLVNALIVRLYLESFFPQVPGWIWVVGYVAAITAMNLFSMSSTSKVNGVLVAFQIVLIAVFVALTWASLSGGAGNGTAFSLAPLFHEGVHLGAVIGGATVVCFSFIGFDAITMYTEEAKDTRTVPKAIVLALMIGGAIFFVAAWFAQSRFPTLAGFHFTDDTLPEIALKTGGLFFQILFISAAVAAAVASSLASHASVSRMIYVMARNGNGRISRVLSFVHPKYRTPAVAVLLVGAVSMLAAAFTLEFVSSMINFGALIAFTVVNATVIIHFAIRKRQVRGAKQIVRNIVLPAIGMVLTGVLWANLHLDALTYGLIWLAIGIVTLLVLTRAFRKRLGVKLDEDGDAAIITREGAPSEVRS
- a CDS encoding AAA family ATPase, translating into MLIVMAGLPGSGKSTVAGELARALGCTLLSVDPIEAALWRSGIDRAQPTGLAAYVVAEDLAREQLLVGNDVLVDAVNDVEEARGQWTSLAADLAAPLTFIEVFCGDPATHRRRLGERRRDIAGFPEPTWESVVARQENFRRWGDARLRLDSMRPVPEIVAEALAAIECVRRPGSDSL